Genomic window (Nicotiana sylvestris chromosome 7, ASM39365v2, whole genome shotgun sequence):
atctccccttctgtagggatgtgttggattttctggaggacgcacaggtgaatatctaactaaacttaccaattATTGTTTAACTAGGTGTTTcgcatactaacggtttgtgttattatttgatagttcatctggacgccgtacaacgaagagctgataggtaccctgccagcgtattgcacgcaCGACcgccatatttggagggctttcgtccctctcacgtgcctcgatattttcgagcatcatgcctcagagcgagtatttcgtcagtttggattTCTGCAGCCTATACCGACTCGGCCTGCATGGGatcctttacattatgagagggatgatcggaTGAGGGTGGACGACACATTTATTGATTGGCTGGCAGCGCAGTTGGGTATTTGGGACagccgaggggacttgaccccagctctgcaacactttcctatcgaagtttatatggcatggtaccgcactgtttcctgactttttatcgggaacccagttcattaGGTAGATGGTCGGTACGtctcatacgccgggagacatgaggctctggtatgttttctgttattatcaatTACATTAATAGTAATTTCGAGTCAAATACAtagtttatattaaaaacttttgtgcaggcgattggattgcataccgtatatcgtatggggcagcagatgcagagttatgtccacgatcctgtgatcatgcaggagtatagtcgtcgcttcatggatgtggctgcccagacactgcaacgaggccgatcggatcagcgtttggcacacgagccagattatgttgacccagccacgtaccagcgaggtcgtggtatgccacgaggtggtggCCAACGAGCTTCTACTGCTCCACGATGACCTGCTGGTGCCAgacgacgtggtcgtgggcggagaggaggtccccagcaagggggctttgaggctcctgctgatgatgttgctgctgatatgggaggtggcatgcatgagaccgacatgccgtcttacagccttggcatttatgacactccagggacgtcgcaggtgaccccatcgggtcaattcttgatcacgggctcggattttcaaggagtggagttgggtagatatttccctggcccgtctaccactgatgagtctcgaccgatccgagattttgatagtgggcaccgactgagttatggcagctcatcacatgcgcaggtatgagtttattagtattaattttattactgtttttactataacttatttattttctttaactttattaatttacttttttaggcttcatgcgatgctgcgacagatgactacattcaggatccagacacgattatggtaagacaatataaatttttgtgaattgttatgtagttttctatactaagtttgatattattatgtagccttctactggacctgacagcaccaccgatacatgtcatcctgtgccgcatccggccataaggagacgacttgatgatgatgatcctgatagcgtacccgggcggcaggggatgcgcctcaggccaacggctactttgagacacaccggatgcgggacacattgattcggtcttccatttttatgtttttttggtgtaaataatatttttgtatacattaacaacaatatttaatcgaatatgacaattactttttttagttctcatttcgttttatagtatttggtatagtaacacaacaacttaaacttaacttccacttaaattaaaataaaatttagtacaacaaacaaggaaaacattactacaacacaaacacaaacataacaggccaacataataaaaatacatgacatatgaaaatgacactaaacacatacacgccaatgctccatcctcagttgtcatttattcttcgctccaaccacttaaatcgttcttccatttgttctttttcttcttctaactctttcactctcgccttcacctccgcaagttcccgtttatatttttcgttgcgttccttgtgtgcttcacaattccattctgctctccattttttatcttccacctccttcagtttctccCTCATTTCTGTAATAATTCTATCTCCCTCCTTTTGTATTCTATGCTGGTATAACCACATATTATGAAAATCCTGTAATCTCTCCCTGTAgctttcctgataacatggttcctcagcccattcatcaaattcacaagtaggttcgtcgggttgcttgtacaacgtgttcatacagcaccaatagcggcgtccagcgttagcaccttcccacccacaatccatcatgcatggttttccacagaagcaaattggtggacgaccaggttgagccatttgtgaaatatttgcttataataaaaaaccttacttacttttaatgaaatatttctgggggaaatttttagcacacaaaataactacaatgacccCATTATTTATAGGCGAAACAACCCACAtatagcgccatatctaatggcgccatatcatgatgttgacaagacgactttatgtcagccggtaagctttttcagttcgacaagacaaaacacacatagcgccatatataatggcgctatattttgcgtatt
Coding sequences:
- the LOC138872937 gene encoding uncharacterized protein, which translates into the protein MGTQRDVSGFLPLLQVWVWERFLQLRPPLPQLPANVYILDLPLACRRRGRGRRGGPQQGGFEAPADDVAADMGGGMHETDMPSYSLGIYDTPGTSQVTPSGQFLITGSDFQGVELGRYFPGPSTTDESRPIRDFDSGHRLSYGSSSHAQASCDAATDDYIQDPDTIMPSTGPDSTTDTCHPVPHPAIRRRLDDDDPDSVPGRQGMRLRPTATLRHTGCGTH